The genome window GCCCCCTTCTCCACGGCCTTCTGCAGCAGGCCTTCCAGGCGCACCACGAAGGCAAACAGCCCCTCCTGGGGCCCTTGTGTGCAGGTCAGGAACTTCATCCGCGAGGTCATCCACGTGTCCCGGCTCCTAAACACCTGCCCCAGCGCCGTCAGGCAGTCCTGCGCAGAGAAGTCGGGCTCTTCCTCCAGGAGGCCGCTCACGATATCCAGGGCCAGGCCATCCAAGCTATCCAGCAGCcgcctccttctctccctttccgACGCATGGCACCACAGCTGCAGCATATCCTTGGCGTCCTCCAACCAGCTCTCAAAGGATTCTTCCACGCAGCCTGGCTGCTCCCTCCCGGAAAAGGGTCTCAGTTCCCGGTAGGCCATCGTTTTCATCAGAGGCCGCAGGGTCTGGCTCCATGACTGGGTCCAGGCCTCTACCTCACCTGCACCTACTGCCTCACCTACAGCTCCTGCCTCATCTTCACCTCCTTCCTCACCTGCACCTCCTTCTTCACCTGCACCTTCTGCCTCACCTGCACCTCCTTCCTCACCTGCACCTCCTTCCTCACCTGCACCTCCTGCCTCACCTGcacctcctgcctcatcttcacCTCCTGCCTTATCTGcacctcctgcctctcctgcAGATCTTTCCTCATTCACACCTCCTGCCTCACTGACAGATCCTGCCTCACCTGCAGCTCCCGCCTCACCTGCGCCTCTGGCCACTGTTTGCCCCTGGGGCTGTGCAGGGAAACTGGGCATATCCTGAAACTCAGCATCAGGAACCTGGGGCAGGGAGATCACTTTCCAGGGTCCCCCTTTGCCTGCTATTTGGCGAGGAATCAAGCTTCGGTTTAAACCCTCAGTGAACTCCACCAAGGCTGCCCTGGCCCCGAGCTCCTTTCTGAATACCTTGATGAGCACTCGGTACCTGCCCAGGGGCGACAGGGCAGCCTGCACGGCCTCCTGGAACTCATGTTCCTCACAGTCGTCAGGGATATCCAGGATGAGCAGGGAGCGCTCTGTGTTCGCACCCATCCTCCTGCACCAGTCCCGAAGAATCGCCAGAGCCATCGCAGAGGACTTGAGGGAGGGAGCCTGATCAGACAGGAATGTGTGCTGACTGTTGCAGTCTCTGACGCAGCCTGTGAGTGCAAAGGGGAGAGAGGGATGTTGCTGCCAATCAACCCACCCCCACTACAGGCCTTTGCCCTCCCCTCCCAAGCACTGCAGCAGCCAGGGATCCACTCCCTCCCACTGCTGCAGCCCATGCACCCCCGAAGCCCTCCCCCAGTTGGTGACACTTAATCCCTTGGCACACACCCACAACCTCTATTGGGAGACCCCCTTTTGCCTGAGCTGATGTCCCCTTATCACACCACAACGAGTGCACCTCCCCCTCCCGCCATCATCTGTAACATTGCAGCCAGGAGTCCTCCCCTATCCAAGCCCCTGCAACAGGTAGCTCTCCCCCCACCCAGAGTCCCTGCGGCCAGGAGTCCTCCCCTACACAGATCTTCGCAGCCTGGAGTCCTTCCTTACCCAAACTGCGGAAGGGAAGCAGAGAGACCTCTCCCACTCTCTTTCCCAGCTCCAAACCAGGAGCCCCCTCCCTCTTTTGATCTTCCGTGTAACCTGGCAACCCCCTCCGCGTCCCCCACACCTGCAGCCAGAAGTCCCCTTCCTCCCCCCACAGCCAGAGCCCCCCTCTCTCCCATCGTCCCCTGCACCCCTGTAGCAGGAGCCCCCCTCCCGCCCCGCCAGACTGCTGCAGCCAGGagccccctcctcctctctctgcgGGTGCTGGGCCGGACCAGGACCCTCTCTCGCGACCACTGCCTGCTGAGGCAGCGATCTGGCCCCTGCCCAGAGCACCCGCGGTCACTCTGGGGTCCCGCCAGCGCCTGCTCACTTTCTCCGATTCTGCGGACGCTGCGACACCCGCGGAAAAATGCCGCCTTCAAGCGGTGGAGCCCACTCTGGAGGCCGCCAAGAGGCCCTGGAGCAGGAGGGTGCAAGATCTCGCTTCAGTCACGCGGCCGCGCTGCGCAGCGCAGGGGTCTCCCAGGCCCGATGTGCTAAGACCACAGGGCTTCCCGCTTCTCCCAGAAGCCCCAGGTAGATGAGGAAGAAAAATTTCGTAGTCTCTGTGGAAGACAAGTGGCTAGACAGGAGGAGACATCTGTGTTGCCCTGGCAACAGGACCTGCATGGTAAGGGCTTAATGTTCCAAGGCTTGGAGCCTCTGGGAGCAACAGACCCACCGATTGGCCCTCTACCATCAAAATGACCTCCATCAGTAACTGTGGCAAATTGCTGGGATGGGGTGGACTAGAAGTCACGAGCAGGAGATCCTAAGACCAGGTCCCCAGGGTATTCACAGCCTGCCCTGCTCAGGCCTGGAATCCCTACAACATAGATCGATTGCTGGCTGTGTTCCTCATCACAGCTCTTTACCGCCTGGAGGCTGGCCTTCAACCACCTGGGCAGCCATTGCATAGGAAAGCGTGTAGGCTTTCAATCAGACAGATGCAGCCTCACCTAACAGCTGGGTGGCCTATATCTGTCAGTGAACATGTATGCCCATCATCTAGAAATGGGCAATAAAACACTTTCCTTTTTATACATTGCTGGCTATGAGTTTCTAATAAATAGTTTGGCTACactgttcatgagggatatttttctgtaattttctggttttatatCATCTTTTTATCAGGATTTAGGTTTGTACTGGTCCCATAAACTGAGCTAAGAATTGTTCCCTGctcctctattttctgaaactGTTGTGTAAA of Macaca fascicularis isolate 582-1 chromosome X, T2T-MFA8v1.1 contains these proteins:
- the PNMA6F gene encoding paraneoplastic antigen Ma6F, translating into MALAILRDWCRRMGANTERSLLILDIPDDCEEHEFQEAVQAALSPLGRYRVLIKVFRKELGARAALVEFTEGLNRSLIPRQIAGKGGPWKVISLPQVPDAEFQDMPSFPAQPQGQTVARGAGEAGAAGEAGSVSEAGGVNEERSAGEAGGADKAGGEDEAGGAGEAGGAGEEGGAGEEGGAGEAEGAGEEGGAGEEGGEDEAGAVGEAVGAGEVEAWTQSWSQTLRPLMKTMAYRELRPFSGREQPGCVEESFESWLEDAKDMLQLWCHASERERRRRLLDSLDGLALDIVSGLLEEEPDFSAQDCLTALGQVFRSRDTWMTSRMKFLTCTQGPQEGLFAFVVRLEGLLQKAVEKGAVHPAMANYLRLRQVLSRAHPSEALQDTLRRMQLERRPPGFLRLLRLIRDMEVLAASPARSQQCAAWPAAPVESEDPAAIQASPAGGDAAQASPTQGNASEADPRAEDAAEAASATKEAARGAPATGEVENAPACLEGLGQARPPDAPGGLPARMGSGVDMAPGGPSWEPEGLVQVGGQEAEEPPQEGLKPILEESENEDEDGAGEVGKPKSPPGK